A window of the Armatimonadota bacterium genome harbors these coding sequences:
- a CDS encoding SagB/ThcOx family dehydrogenase, whose amino-acid sequence MSAQSERPRGIGPGYQYDTKYSPDRPPPACEWARPTAAFKRYENPIARIGLPEPVKSGGPGLWETIMSRRSERRFSADEMSLRDLSQLLWATQGITGEVPGFKLRATGSAGALYPNETYLVLNRVEGLEPGIAHYDVQEHSLALLYQGKAGQACADACLGQRFCASAQVVFAWGAVVSRSAQKYGDRCYRYIYLDAGHIGGQLQLAAVALGLGSVNIGAFYDDAVNRLFGLDGVQETVVYLTAVGRPR is encoded by the coding sequence ATGAGCGCACAATCGGAACGCCCGCGCGGGATTGGACCGGGGTACCAGTACGATACGAAGTACTCTCCCGACCGTCCGCCGCCTGCGTGCGAATGGGCTCGGCCCACAGCGGCGTTCAAGCGGTATGAAAACCCCATCGCGCGGATTGGTTTGCCGGAGCCAGTGAAGAGCGGCGGGCCGGGGCTATGGGAGACGATCATGAGTCGGCGCTCGGAAAGGCGTTTCTCTGCGGATGAGATGAGCCTTCGGGACCTGTCCCAGTTGCTGTGGGCGACGCAGGGAATCACCGGTGAAGTGCCGGGCTTCAAGCTGCGCGCGACAGGATCGGCAGGGGCACTGTACCCCAATGAGACTTACCTGGTGCTCAACCGCGTGGAGGGTCTCGAGCCCGGCATCGCGCATTACGATGTTCAGGAACACTCGCTGGCCCTGCTCTACCAGGGGAAAGCAGGACAGGCGTGCGCGGATGCGTGCCTCGGGCAGCGTTTCTGCGCCAGTGCCCAGGTTGTATTTGCCTGGGGCGCCGTTGTGAGCAGAAGCGCCCAGAAATATGGCGACCGTTGCTATCGGTACATCTACCTGGATGCGGGACATATCGGCGGACAGTTGCAGCTGGCAGCGGTAGCACTGGGTTTGGGCAGCGTGAACATCGGGGCGTTCTACGATGACGCAGTGAACCGCCTGTTCGGGCTGGACGGTGTGCAGGAGACCGTCGTGTACCTCACCGCCGTGGGCCGGCCACGCTGA
- a CDS encoding S8 family serine peptidase, protein MRVAGHTAPDLAARGRLLVGVRPGVATASAVSQSVGAVDGKVVHAMGGGRILVVDIPDDADILATAARLAKQAGIEFAEPDRVVYPQLVPNDAEYPSQWHLPKISAPAAWDIITSSPQIIIAVIDSGIDSDHPDLAGRLWVNTGEIPGNGRDDDRNGYIDDVNGWNFEAGNNNVEAIPDGIDQNGDGTPDEQVNHGTLTAGLAAATGNNNFGCVGVSWAATIMPVKVFDDDGTTFVSTVVDAMYYAARNGAFVMNLSIGAPYEDSFTPPIQEMWNRGGLTVCAGGNEGREITDSRSSWTSPTCNNGPSPLTDNMVIGVGGLTQQDRKASWSNYDGSSAKTFVDVFAPGLNIFGPAVYYPSIPQFSSYFTTNSGTSFAAPLVSGLAALLKAQNPARTNAEIVSLIRSSCDNIDALNPGFAGKLGMGRINCARAVGADLPVAAPTNLQAYDTPADQGGSITLLWTRSIDDGGGSNAVTHYVISRARDALPTTNGGWLEIAQVPAGTGQYLDASTIDGVGYFYRVAAVGANSRSESTPVGPIYSFDDSAPPRVDSLRAYDRPVDGGGAIELDWAGYAGPDDLAGFRIYRSSTGFTTVLNMLPAFSINNPNARSFTDTTTTDGIDYFYAVVGYDTLGNSRPDVVAIGPVQSFANGPVTFEAGLHFMSAPIIPDDGHPATLLGIPTAQLRYARYNNALDNYSVYSGEPLSEFLRLELGRGFWLQLPSRTTFVPDGAIAPAGNLTIPLEPGWQQVGNPYFGRLDFSASTVTYNNNTMDLDSADSLGILASYGWKYDRVTNDYVLLHPVLGQSTAVEAWCGFWVLAEKECSLTLMRPSGTAGVAAASKQAVPAGEWPLQIVAHGKGNVDSANYCGVSSAPSGIISPPAAGGGVTLNFQAKGSSSAQCATAFETAARPAMEWPFTVSWQKPQGTVRLEWPDLSRVPREYSLVLEDLDTGRTLSMRHQTSYSVDATSAEGTRRFVVKASQQTSGGVQITAMSAQTTAVGAQVAFTLSTAATCDVAILNIAGRRVGTVETGKVRGAGANVVVWNGRNDGGSRVPAGQYLVRITAQSDDGTSTSALRSMRIGN, encoded by the coding sequence ATGCGTGTCGCCGGCCATACCGCTCCGGACCTTGCCGCGCGGGGCCGACTGCTGGTGGGCGTCAGGCCAGGCGTAGCCACCGCTTCCGCAGTCTCGCAGTCTGTTGGTGCGGTGGATGGTAAAGTCGTGCACGCCATGGGTGGCGGCAGGATACTGGTGGTGGACATTCCGGATGATGCCGACATTCTCGCGACAGCCGCCAGACTGGCCAAGCAGGCAGGGATTGAGTTCGCCGAGCCGGACCGGGTCGTGTATCCCCAACTTGTCCCCAATGACGCTGAATACCCCAGCCAATGGCATCTGCCCAAGATTTCCGCTCCGGCCGCATGGGACATCATCACCAGCAGTCCACAGATTATCATCGCCGTCATCGACTCAGGGATCGACTCGGACCACCCGGACCTGGCAGGGCGTCTCTGGGTGAACACTGGTGAAATCCCCGGGAATGGCAGGGATGACGACCGGAATGGGTACATCGATGATGTGAATGGGTGGAATTTCGAGGCGGGGAACAATAATGTTGAGGCAATCCCGGACGGGATCGACCAGAATGGCGACGGCACGCCCGATGAGCAGGTGAACCACGGAACGCTCACAGCGGGGCTTGCGGCAGCGACCGGGAACAACAATTTCGGTTGCGTCGGCGTTTCCTGGGCGGCCACAATCATGCCGGTCAAGGTCTTTGATGACGACGGCACGACCTTCGTCTCAACCGTTGTGGACGCCATGTACTATGCGGCGCGCAACGGCGCGTTCGTCATGAACCTGAGTATCGGGGCGCCGTATGAGGACAGCTTTACGCCGCCCATCCAGGAGATGTGGAACAGGGGTGGCCTGACTGTTTGCGCCGGCGGCAACGAGGGCCGGGAGATCACAGACAGCCGCAGCAGTTGGACCTCGCCGACCTGCAACAACGGCCCGAGCCCCCTCACGGACAACATGGTGATCGGCGTCGGTGGTCTGACACAGCAAGACAGGAAGGCTTCGTGGAGCAACTACGACGGGAGCAGCGCGAAGACTTTCGTGGATGTGTTCGCCCCTGGGCTGAACATCTTCGGCCCGGCGGTGTACTACCCGTCGATTCCGCAATTTAGCTCGTATTTCACCACGAACAGCGGGACTTCGTTCGCTGCCCCGCTTGTGTCGGGGCTGGCTGCTCTGCTGAAAGCTCAGAACCCGGCGCGCACCAACGCGGAAATTGTGTCGCTGATACGTTCTTCATGCGACAACATCGACGCCCTGAACCCCGGATTTGCCGGGAAGCTTGGTATGGGGCGGATCAACTGCGCGCGCGCAGTCGGTGCAGACCTGCCCGTCGCTGCGCCGACCAACCTGCAGGCGTATGATACCCCCGCAGACCAGGGCGGCAGCATCACCCTTCTGTGGACCCGCTCGATCGACGATGGCGGGGGGAGCAATGCCGTGACGCATTATGTGATCAGCCGGGCGCGCGATGCCCTGCCCACCACGAACGGGGGCTGGTTGGAGATCGCGCAGGTGCCCGCGGGGACGGGCCAGTACCTGGACGCGAGCACGATCGACGGCGTGGGGTACTTCTACCGCGTGGCCGCTGTGGGCGCGAATAGTCGCAGCGAGTCAACCCCCGTGGGACCGATCTACTCCTTCGACGATTCTGCGCCCCCGCGTGTAGACTCTCTGCGAGCGTACGACCGTCCAGTGGACGGCGGCGGCGCCATTGAGCTGGATTGGGCCGGATATGCTGGGCCGGATGACCTCGCCGGGTTCCGCATCTATCGCAGCTCGACCGGGTTCACGACGGTGCTGAACATGCTGCCCGCATTCAGCATCAACAACCCCAATGCTCGGTCCTTCACCGACACCACCACCACAGACGGGATTGACTACTTCTACGCGGTGGTTGGCTATGACACGCTGGGCAACTCCCGGCCCGATGTTGTCGCCATCGGGCCAGTGCAGAGCTTTGCTAACGGCCCGGTGACCTTCGAGGCGGGCCTGCATTTCATGAGTGCGCCGATAATCCCCGACGACGGCCATCCGGCCACTCTTTTGGGGATCCCGACGGCGCAGCTGCGCTATGCGCGGTACAACAACGCACTGGACAATTACAGCGTGTACTCGGGCGAGCCCCTCAGCGAGTTCCTGAGACTCGAGCTGGGCCGGGGGTTCTGGCTGCAGCTCCCGAGCCGCACCACCTTTGTTCCAGACGGCGCGATCGCTCCAGCAGGGAATCTGACCATCCCTCTCGAACCGGGCTGGCAGCAGGTGGGCAACCCATACTTCGGGCGGCTGGACTTCAGCGCGTCCACGGTTACCTACAACAACAACACGATGGACCTTGACAGTGCAGACAGCCTTGGGATTTTGGCCAGTTATGGCTGGAAATACGACCGTGTCACGAACGACTATGTCCTGCTGCATCCTGTTCTTGGACAAAGCACGGCAGTGGAAGCCTGGTGCGGGTTCTGGGTGCTCGCGGAGAAGGAGTGCAGCTTGACGCTGATGCGGCCGTCAGGCACGGCGGGTGTCGCGGCGGCGAGTAAGCAGGCCGTCCCTGCCGGCGAGTGGCCGCTGCAGATTGTCGCGCACGGCAAGGGCAACGTGGATTCTGCGAACTACTGCGGGGTGTCCAGCGCGCCCAGCGGGATTATCTCTCCTCCCGCCGCCGGCGGCGGGGTGACACTGAACTTCCAGGCCAAGGGCTCAAGCAGTGCACAGTGTGCGACAGCCTTCGAGACTGCCGCACGGCCGGCAATGGAATGGCCGTTCACGGTAAGCTGGCAGAAGCCGCAAGGCACAGTGAGGCTGGAATGGCCCGACTTGAGCCGGGTGCCGCGAGAGTACTCGCTGGTACTGGAGGACCTGGATACCGGCCGCACGCTGAGCATGAGACATCAGACGTCGTATTCTGTGGATGCAACGTCTGCGGAGGGCACGCGGCGGTTCGTGGTGAAGGCTAGCCAGCAGACTTCGGGCGGGGTGCAGATCACGGCGATGTCCGCACAGACAACGGCGGTCGGCGCCCAGGTTGCGTTCACCCTATCCACCGCAGCGACATGCGATGTGGCAATACTGAACATCGCGGGACGGCGGGTTGGAACAGTTGAGACGGGTAAGGTGCGGGGCGCCGGAGCTAACGTGGTGGTGTGGAACGGGCGCAATGATGGGGGCTCGCGGGTGCCTGCCGGACAGTATCTTGTGCGAATAACCGCTCAGTCTGACGACGGAACGAGCACTTCAGCCTTGCGCAGTATGCGCATTGGCAACTAA
- a CDS encoding transcriptional regulator produces the protein MKTSEAGVPALDRLIHEPARLAILSALSQVEEVDFNYLRMALGLSRGNLSSHMTKLSEAGYVTINKQFLGSTPHTTYRITPKGSEALSGYWAQLEALRAPLQGTVRGVREAPAAG, from the coding sequence ATGAAGACGAGTGAAGCGGGCGTCCCAGCCCTGGATCGGCTCATACACGAGCCCGCGCGTCTGGCGATCCTGTCCGCGCTCAGCCAGGTGGAGGAAGTGGATTTCAACTATCTGCGCATGGCATTGGGCCTGAGCCGTGGAAACCTGTCCTCGCACATGACCAAGCTTTCCGAAGCCGGTTATGTGACGATCAACAAGCAATTCCTGGGAAGCACCCCGCACACCACATACCGTATCACGCCGAAGGGCAGCGAAGCCCTGTCAGGTTACTGGGCGCAGTTGGAGGCACTCAGGGCGCCGCTGCAGGGAACGGTCCGAGGTGTTCGAGAGGCACCGGCGGCGGGTTGA
- a CDS encoding S8 family serine peptidase, translating to MRRVLPSSVCAPRHSRTAACTAGWVALALLALVICIPAGAAVKTEPVPGKTVNTWTPDGTKVVPPEAVSGQVLIQLHAGTTDAQLQAALARRQGTVLKAIPSINTYLVSLPDGMSVMQGVAAWGGESIVALAGPDLVCHFTAVPGDPLYSQQYHLPLISAPNAWDVTQGSAQVIVAVVDSGVDIDHEDLATRIWRNTADPINGIDDDGNGYVDDHVGWDTGNNDNDPKPNPADSAAYNVVTHGTHVAGIVGAATNNAAGVAGVDWTCRLMAVKVGDESGNLSTSAILEGFTYAVDNGADVINLSLRGGYTELWNNPISQAIAKGVVVVAAAGNDYWEFTDSQATWMSPVCNDGPFFTDNYVLGVAATDEDDIKADFSNYDGSSRNFVDVSAPGVDIISTYLNDPVAGLGQLYGPMSGTSMACPVVAGVAAMVKARFPQATPADVIKQIRLSADNIDAENPFYLGKIGTGRVNLHKSVIDVPPAAPKTVSAFDSPGDEGGSVTVIWSKSADDGKGFNDVVGYDVMRSTTGQDGSFATIKTNLPKGTTSYIDTNVVDLTSYWYKVRVRDAANVTESATAGPAIPRDDLAPAPIDNLFAADTLGDDGGSVTVNWSGYKSPADFVEYRVYRSEKAFTALGEDGVTEIATIDEATEQVYVDQSVIDGTQYWYAVGVVDDLDNENAQVQVAGPVVPSPNFTFNYPAGLSMVAIGAETPEKDLAKLLGIDAADLKAARYDPAQGAYRKYADNPADPFLRQALGRAFWVSAPSALLRSIAGEETTDDPFPIPIVPGWQMIGNPFTTAADIEFATVTANGDTVSLREAAQRGWVRDYMWAYDAFLRSYTLLSPSIDWASTIISKGRGVFFRSFVTGTLNLPRQGAATPAGAVAEKLAGADWKIRLVAETASGADVDNFVGVSSAATSLNTLSSPPPQGVDLYFDGDGAVRPAAKFAEPGGAINCTVNVRTESAGTVVLRWPDLSGMPADYRPVLVDTRSGKRTYLRTVTSYAFEAEAGGVRSFELELAPVSGAALVVRSMAAAPSGAGAQVVFTLSQDASVTAEVLNIAGRRVRTLATVEANGGELTTLSWDGRGDYAPVPAGRYLVRVTATTRDGQTASAVTTLNLAR from the coding sequence ATGCGTCGCGTTCTGCCATCATCTGTGTGCGCACCGAGGCACTCGAGGACCGCAGCCTGCACTGCCGGATGGGTGGCATTGGCCCTGCTGGCGCTGGTCATCTGCATCCCCGCGGGCGCGGCGGTCAAGACGGAGCCGGTGCCAGGCAAGACTGTAAACACCTGGACTCCCGACGGTACCAAGGTCGTTCCGCCAGAGGCTGTTTCGGGGCAGGTCCTGATCCAGTTGCATGCAGGAACGACCGATGCCCAGTTGCAGGCGGCCCTCGCCCGGCGCCAGGGGACTGTCCTCAAGGCGATCCCCAGCATCAACACGTACCTGGTGAGCCTGCCGGACGGTATGAGCGTGATGCAGGGTGTGGCGGCGTGGGGGGGAGAGAGCATTGTTGCGCTTGCGGGCCCTGACCTGGTCTGCCATTTCACTGCGGTGCCCGGTGACCCGCTGTATTCGCAGCAGTATCATCTCCCACTCATCAGTGCACCCAATGCCTGGGACGTGACGCAAGGGAGCGCGCAGGTGATCGTGGCCGTCGTAGACAGCGGAGTGGACATAGATCACGAAGACCTGGCGACGCGCATCTGGCGCAATACGGCAGACCCGATCAACGGCATAGACGACGATGGCAATGGCTATGTCGATGACCACGTAGGCTGGGACACCGGCAACAACGACAATGATCCGAAGCCCAACCCGGCCGACTCCGCCGCGTACAATGTGGTGACCCATGGGACCCATGTAGCCGGCATAGTCGGCGCTGCCACCAACAATGCCGCAGGAGTAGCCGGCGTTGACTGGACCTGTCGGCTCATGGCGGTCAAAGTCGGGGATGAAAGTGGCAACCTGTCGACGAGCGCGATACTCGAAGGCTTCACGTACGCTGTGGACAACGGTGCGGACGTGATCAACCTGAGCCTGAGAGGCGGGTATACGGAGCTGTGGAATAACCCCATTTCGCAAGCCATCGCCAAAGGCGTGGTTGTGGTGGCCGCTGCCGGGAACGACTACTGGGAGTTCACCGACAGCCAGGCAACCTGGATGAGCCCAGTCTGCAACGATGGGCCCTTCTTCACCGACAACTACGTCCTCGGCGTTGCCGCAACCGATGAAGACGATATCAAGGCGGACTTCTCCAACTATGACGGTTCGAGCCGCAACTTCGTGGATGTCTCCGCTCCGGGCGTAGATATCATTAGTACATACCTGAATGATCCTGTCGCCGGTCTCGGCCAACTCTACGGTCCGATGAGTGGCACCTCCATGGCGTGCCCGGTTGTTGCGGGTGTGGCCGCGATGGTCAAAGCGCGGTTCCCTCAGGCCACGCCGGCGGATGTCATCAAACAGATTCGGCTGTCTGCGGACAACATCGACGCTGAGAACCCGTTCTACCTGGGCAAAATCGGCACGGGGCGCGTCAACCTGCACAAATCGGTCATTGACGTGCCACCAGCCGCCCCCAAGACAGTGTCGGCATTCGACAGCCCGGGCGATGAGGGCGGCAGCGTTACAGTGATCTGGAGCAAGTCCGCGGACGACGGCAAGGGCTTCAATGACGTGGTGGGTTACGACGTGATGCGCTCCACCACCGGGCAGGACGGGAGCTTCGCCACCATCAAGACAAACCTGCCCAAGGGCACCACGAGTTACATCGACACAAACGTGGTCGATTTGACCAGTTACTGGTACAAAGTGCGCGTGCGCGATGCGGCGAACGTCACGGAGTCAGCGACTGCCGGGCCCGCGATCCCACGCGATGACTTGGCGCCGGCCCCGATCGACAACCTGTTCGCGGCCGATACGCTGGGTGATGACGGCGGCTCGGTGACCGTCAATTGGTCGGGCTACAAGAGTCCCGCCGACTTCGTAGAATACCGGGTATACCGGTCGGAGAAGGCTTTCACCGCGCTGGGCGAGGATGGCGTCACTGAAATTGCGACTATCGACGAGGCCACGGAGCAGGTGTACGTGGACCAGAGCGTGATCGATGGGACGCAGTACTGGTATGCAGTGGGCGTCGTGGACGACTTGGACAATGAGAACGCGCAGGTCCAGGTAGCCGGTCCGGTCGTGCCGAGCCCGAATTTCACCTTCAACTACCCGGCGGGCCTTTCGATGGTGGCCATCGGCGCGGAGACCCCGGAGAAGGATCTGGCGAAGCTGCTGGGCATTGATGCCGCGGATCTGAAGGCCGCTCGGTACGACCCGGCGCAGGGCGCTTACCGCAAGTATGCGGACAATCCCGCAGACCCGTTCCTGCGACAGGCCCTGGGCCGGGCATTCTGGGTGTCGGCGCCGTCCGCGCTCCTGCGCAGCATTGCGGGGGAAGAGACCACCGACGATCCGTTCCCGATCCCGATCGTTCCGGGCTGGCAGATGATCGGTAACCCCTTCACCACCGCGGCGGACATCGAATTCGCCACGGTGACGGCGAACGGTGACACCGTGAGTCTGCGAGAAGCCGCGCAACGCGGCTGGGTTCGGGACTACATGTGGGCCTACGACGCCTTCCTGCGAAGTTACACGCTTCTGAGCCCCAGTATCGACTGGGCCTCGACGATTATCAGCAAGGGCCGCGGTGTATTCTTCCGGTCCTTCGTAACGGGAACCCTCAATCTCCCGCGCCAGGGTGCAGCGACGCCCGCGGGTGCTGTCGCGGAGAAGCTGGCGGGGGCCGACTGGAAGATCCGGCTGGTCGCCGAAACCGCGAGCGGCGCGGATGTGGACAATTTCGTGGGCGTGAGCAGTGCGGCAACAAGCCTCAATACTCTGTCCAGCCCGCCTCCGCAGGGGGTAGACCTGTATTTCGACGGTGACGGCGCGGTGCGCCCTGCTGCGAAGTTCGCCGAGCCTGGCGGGGCAATCAACTGCACGGTGAACGTGCGCACTGAGAGCGCGGGCACTGTGGTGCTGCGTTGGCCGGACCTGAGCGGAATGCCGGCAGACTACCGGCCCGTGCTGGTGGACACCCGGAGCGGGAAGAGGACCTACCTGCGCACCGTTACCAGCTATGCATTCGAGGCGGAAGCCGGCGGCGTGCGGTCCTTCGAACTGGAATTGGCACCGGTCAGCGGTGCAGCGCTCGTGGTTCGCAGCATGGCGGCGGCTCCGTCCGGCGCGGGTGCGCAGGTCGTGTTCACGCTGAGCCAGGATGCATCGGTGACGGCGGAGGTGCTGAACATTGCGGGGCGGCGGGTCAGGACACTGGCCACGGTTGAGGCCAACGGCGGCGAGCTTACCACGTTGAGCTGGGATGGCCGCGGCGACTACGCTCCTGTTCCGGCGGGGCGGTATCTGGTGCGCGTGACCGCCACGACGCGGGACGGCCAGACGGCGTCTGCGGTGACAACTCTGAACCTCGCGCGCTAG